One stretch of Pseudomonas azotoformans DNA includes these proteins:
- the puuE gene encoding allantoinase PuuE translates to MSADYPRDLIGYGSNPPHPHWPGKARIALSFVLNYEEGGERNILHGDKESEAFLSEMVSAQPLQGARNMSMESLYEYGSRAGVWRILKLFKEFDIPLTIFAVAMAAQRHPDVIRAMVDAGHEICSHGYRWIDYQYMDEAQEREHMLEAIRILTELTGERPLGWYTGRTGPNTRRLVMEEGGFLYDCDTYDDDLPYWEPNNPTGKPHLVIPYTLDTNDMRFTQVQGFNKGDDFFEYLKDAFDVLYAEGAEAPKMLSIGLHCRLIGRPARLASLKRFIEYVKGHEQVWFTRRVDIARHWQQTHPYTGAAK, encoded by the coding sequence GTGAGCGCTGACTACCCACGCGACCTGATCGGTTACGGCAGTAACCCTCCTCACCCCCACTGGCCGGGCAAGGCGCGCATTGCGCTGTCTTTCGTACTCAATTACGAAGAAGGCGGCGAGCGCAATATCCTGCACGGCGACAAAGAATCCGAAGCGTTCCTCTCGGAAATGGTCTCGGCCCAGCCGCTGCAAGGCGCGCGCAACATGAGCATGGAGTCGCTGTATGAATACGGCAGCCGTGCCGGCGTGTGGCGCATCCTCAAGCTGTTCAAGGAATTCGACATCCCGCTGACCATCTTCGCCGTGGCCATGGCCGCGCAGCGCCATCCGGATGTGATCCGCGCCATGGTCGACGCCGGCCATGAGATCTGCAGCCACGGCTACCGCTGGATCGACTACCAATATATGGACGAGGCCCAGGAGCGCGAGCACATGCTCGAAGCCATCCGCATCCTCACCGAACTCACCGGCGAACGCCCACTGGGCTGGTACACCGGGCGCACCGGCCCCAACACCCGGCGGCTGGTGATGGAGGAAGGCGGCTTCCTCTATGACTGCGACACCTACGACGACGACCTGCCCTACTGGGAACCCAACAACCCCACCGGCAAGCCGCACCTGGTGATCCCCTACACCCTGGACACCAATGACATGCGCTTCACCCAGGTGCAGGGTTTCAACAAGGGCGATGACTTTTTCGAGTACCTCAAGGACGCCTTCGACGTGCTCTACGCCGAAGGGGCCGAGGCGCCGAAGATGCTTTCCATCGGTTTGCATTGCCGCCTGATCGGCCGCCCGGCGCGCCTGGCGTCGTTGAAGCGCTTTATCGAATACGTCAAAGGCCATGAGCAGGTGTGGTTCACCCGTCGCGTCGACATTGCCCGCCACTGGCAGCAAACCCACCCCTACACGGGAGCGGCCAAATGA
- a CDS encoding urate hydroxylase PuuD, which produces MEAHLMEWLNLSVRWVHMITGVAWIGASFYFVWLENNLNRVNPKSGLAGDLWAIHGGGIYHLEKYKLAPPTMPDNLHWFKWEAYFTWMSGIALLCVVFYWNPTLYLLAPGSSLSGPEGVLLGIGSLFAGWFIYSFLCDSALGKRPALLGFILFVLLIAAAYGFSKVFSGRGAYLHVGAVIGTIMVGNVFRIIMPAQRALVAAIAENRTPDPALPAKGLLRSRHNNYFTLPVLFIMISNHFPSTYGSQYNWLILAGIAVAAVLVRHYFNTRHNSQKYAWTLPVGALAMISLAYVTGPKPVAEVAKAPAAIEYQPLPETALGGGLKPAAPAAPAAEPAPAQATIDFDKVHGVIQERCAVCHSAKPTSPLFSTAPAGVMFDTPAQIQQQAARIQAQAVASQIMPLGNITQMTQQERDLIGTWINQGARTN; this is translated from the coding sequence GTGGAAGCACATTTGATGGAATGGCTGAACCTGAGCGTGCGCTGGGTTCACATGATCACGGGCGTCGCGTGGATCGGCGCCTCTTTCTACTTCGTCTGGCTGGAAAACAACCTCAATCGCGTCAACCCCAAGAGCGGCCTGGCCGGTGACTTGTGGGCGATCCACGGTGGCGGTATCTACCACCTGGAAAAATACAAACTGGCCCCGCCGACCATGCCGGACAACCTGCACTGGTTCAAATGGGAAGCCTATTTCACCTGGATGTCGGGCATCGCGCTACTGTGCGTGGTGTTCTACTGGAACCCGACCTTGTACCTGCTGGCCCCGGGCAGCAGCCTCAGTGGCCCGGAAGGCGTATTGCTGGGCATTGGCTCACTGTTCGCCGGCTGGTTCATCTACTCCTTCCTCTGCGACTCGGCGCTGGGCAAGCGCCCTGCCCTGCTCGGCTTCATCCTGTTCGTGCTGTTGATCGCCGCCGCGTACGGCTTCAGCAAAGTGTTCAGTGGCCGTGGTGCGTACCTCCACGTGGGTGCAGTGATCGGCACCATCATGGTGGGCAACGTGTTCCGCATCATCATGCCGGCGCAACGCGCGCTGGTGGCGGCGATCGCGGAGAACCGCACGCCGGACCCGGCACTGCCGGCCAAAGGTTTGCTGCGTTCGCGGCACAACAACTATTTCACCTTGCCGGTGCTGTTCATCATGATCAGCAACCACTTCCCGAGCACCTACGGTAGCCAATACAACTGGCTGATCCTGGCGGGCATCGCGGTGGCGGCGGTGTTGGTGCGTCACTACTTCAACACCCGGCATAACAGCCAGAAGTATGCGTGGACGTTGCCGGTGGGTGCGTTGGCGATGATCAGTCTGGCCTACGTGACCGGCCCCAAGCCGGTGGCCGAAGTGGCCAAGGCCCCAGCGGCCATCGAGTACCAACCATTGCCGGAAACAGCACTGGGCGGTGGCTTGAAACCGGCTGCACCTGCCGCACCCGCCGCTGAACCTGCGCCGGCCCAGGCGACGATTGATTTCGACAAGGTCCACGGGGTAATCCAGGAACGCTGCGCCGTATGCCACTCGGCCAAGCCCACCAGCCCGCTGTTCAGCACCGCACCCGCTGGCGTGATGTTCGACACCCCGGCGCAGATCCAGCAGCAGGCGGCGCGCATCCAGGCGCAGGCCGTGGCGAGCCAGATCATGCCGCTGGGCAACATCACCCAGATGACCCAGCAGGAGCGGGATTTGATTGGCACCTGGATCAATCAAGGAGCCCGCACAAACTGA
- the uraD gene encoding 2-oxo-4-hydroxy-4-carboxy-5-ureidoimidazoline decarboxylase: MTAFQSLKPSSLSRDAFVAAFADIYEHSPWVAEKAFDLGQGASIDQIETLHQRMSDILLSADHASQLMLVVAHPDLAGKAAVQGQLTQASTDEQAGAGIHQCTAEEFSRFTELNDAYKAKFKFPFIMAVKGSNRHQILAAFETRIHNSVDAEFKCALAEINKIALFRLLTL, from the coding sequence ATGACTGCGTTCCAGAGCCTGAAACCCTCGAGCCTGAGCCGCGATGCGTTTGTCGCTGCCTTCGCCGATATCTATGAACATTCGCCATGGGTGGCCGAAAAGGCCTTCGACCTGGGCCAGGGCGCATCGATCGACCAGATCGAGACCCTGCACCAGCGCATGAGCGACATCCTGTTGAGCGCTGATCATGCCAGCCAGCTTATGCTGGTAGTCGCTCACCCGGACCTGGCCGGCAAAGCCGCCGTCCAGGGCCAACTGACCCAAGCCAGCACCGATGAGCAAGCTGGCGCGGGGATTCACCAATGCACGGCCGAAGAGTTCTCGCGCTTCACCGAGCTGAACGACGCCTACAAGGCCAAGTTCAAGTTTCCCTTCATCATGGCGGTAAAAGGCAGCAACCGGCACCAGATCCTCGCCGCATTCGAAACGCGCATCCACAACTCGGTCGACGCCGAGTTCAAATGTGCACTGGCCGAGATCAACAAGATCGCGTTGTTCCGTTTACTGACCCTCTAA
- the alc gene encoding allantoicase, with amino-acid sequence MKAYAVPFEKFVNLADARLGTKIISVTDDWFADANRLFQPTPAVWKEGVFDDNGKWMDGWESRRKRFEGYDSAVIRLGVPGSIKGVDIDTSFFTGNFPPSASLEACFLASGEPDDNTQWVEVLSAVELQGNSHHYHEINNDQAFSHLRFNIYPDGGVARLRVYGVPFRDWSSVGDNEQVDLAAALNGGRALACSDEHFGRMSNILNPGRGINMGDGWETARRRTPGNDWVIVALGHPGEIEKIIVDTLHFKGNYPDTCSIQGAFVKGGTDSQIETQSLFWRELLPAQKLEMHAEHTFAEQIKALGPITHIRLNVFPDGGVSRLRVLGKVSK; translated from the coding sequence ATGAAAGCTTACGCCGTACCTTTCGAGAAGTTCGTCAACCTGGCCGACGCCCGCCTGGGCACCAAGATCATCTCCGTCACCGATGACTGGTTTGCCGATGCCAACCGCCTGTTCCAGCCGACCCCGGCCGTGTGGAAGGAGGGCGTTTTCGATGACAACGGCAAGTGGATGGACGGCTGGGAGTCACGCCGCAAGCGCTTCGAAGGCTACGACAGCGCAGTGATCCGCCTGGGCGTGCCGGGCTCGATCAAAGGCGTGGACATCGACACTTCATTCTTCACCGGCAACTTCCCGCCATCGGCCTCCCTGGAAGCCTGCTTCCTGGCCTCGGGCGAGCCGGATGACAACACCCAGTGGGTCGAAGTGCTGTCGGCCGTCGAGTTGCAAGGCAACAGCCACCACTACCACGAGATCAACAACGACCAGGCCTTCAGCCACCTGCGCTTCAACATCTACCCGGATGGCGGTGTGGCGCGTCTGCGCGTGTACGGGGTGCCGTTCCGCGACTGGTCCTCGGTGGGCGACAACGAACAGGTCGACCTGGCTGCGGCCTTGAACGGTGGCCGTGCCCTGGCCTGTTCCGATGAACACTTCGGCCGCATGAGCAACATCCTCAACCCCGGCCGTGGCATCAACATGGGCGACGGCTGGGAAACCGCGCGTCGTCGCACGCCGGGCAATGACTGGGTAATCGTCGCCCTGGGCCACCCGGGCGAGATCGAGAAGATCATCGTCGACACCCTGCACTTCAAGGGCAACTACCCGGACACCTGCTCAATCCAGGGCGCGTTCGTCAAGGGCGGCACCGACAGCCAGATCGAAACCCAATCACTGTTCTGGCGCGAACTGCTGCCGGCGCAGAAGCTGGAAATGCACGCCGAACATACCTTCGCCGAGCAGATCAAGGCGCTGGGGCCGATTACCCACATCCGCCTGAACGTATTCCCGGATGGCGGTGTGAGCCGCCTGCGTGTATTGGGCAAGGTTTCGAAGTAA
- the minE gene encoding cell division topological specificity factor MinE has translation MKFLDFFRANKKPSTASVAKERLQIIVAHERGQRSTPDYLPALQKELVEVIRKYVNIGNDDVHVALENDGSCSILELNITLPDR, from the coding sequence ATGAAATTTCTCGACTTCTTTCGCGCCAACAAAAAGCCAAGTACCGCGTCGGTAGCGAAAGAGCGTCTACAGATCATCGTGGCGCACGAACGCGGCCAACGCAGCACGCCGGACTACCTGCCAGCCTTGCAGAAGGAACTGGTCGAGGTGATCCGCAAGTACGTCAATATCGGCAACGATGACGTGCATGTCGCCCTGGAAAATGACGGCAGCTGCTCGATTCTGGAACTCAATATCACCCTGCCTGATCGTTGA
- a CDS encoding patatin-like phospholipase family protein, with the protein MRPAEPVTGLILSGGGARAAYQVGVLAAIAELLPPGAPNPFPVIVGTSAGAINAVSLASGATDFTAAIQRLTAFWQGFRSHLVLRSDWPGVIRQASRFLIHSLLGLGAQVPVALLNSTPLKALLKDKLHLDGIDEAIRNKHLHAVAVTAFGYESGQAVTFYQGGGTIDAWLRHRRIGLPTQLTVEHLLASSAIPLLFAPVKLDQEYFGDGAVRQSAPISPALHLGASRVLVVGVSGNPRGNEPAVQRSYTGQEPTLAQIGGHMLNSTFIDSLEGDIELLERLNQFSHVAPGVAAVEVLVIAPSQPIDEIAARHRQELPAALRLFLRGPGATKTSGAGVLSYLLFEAGYCSELIELGRRDALAKREEITRFLGLA; encoded by the coding sequence ATGCGCCCAGCTGAACCGGTTACAGGCTTGATTCTTTCCGGCGGCGGGGCGCGAGCGGCGTATCAGGTGGGGGTATTGGCGGCGATTGCCGAGTTGCTGCCACCGGGGGCACCCAATCCTTTTCCAGTGATCGTCGGCACCTCGGCCGGCGCGATCAATGCGGTGAGCCTGGCCAGTGGTGCCACGGACTTCACCGCTGCGATCCAACGTCTTACGGCGTTCTGGCAGGGCTTTCGCAGTCATCTGGTGCTGCGCAGTGATTGGCCGGGGGTGATCCGGCAGGCAAGCCGCTTCCTAATCCACAGCCTGCTCGGGCTGGGCGCGCAAGTACCGGTGGCATTGCTCAACAGCACGCCGCTCAAGGCGCTGCTCAAAGACAAACTGCATCTGGACGGCATCGACGAAGCGATCCGCAACAAGCATCTGCATGCGGTGGCGGTCACGGCCTTCGGCTACGAGTCCGGCCAGGCGGTGACCTTCTATCAGGGCGGCGGCACCATCGATGCATGGTTGCGCCACCGCCGTATCGGCCTGCCGACTCAACTGACGGTCGAACACCTGCTGGCCAGCTCGGCGATCCCCTTGTTGTTCGCGCCTGTCAAACTCGACCAGGAGTACTTCGGCGACGGTGCGGTGCGGCAATCAGCACCGATCAGCCCGGCGTTGCACCTGGGGGCCAGCCGCGTGCTGGTGGTGGGCGTCAGCGGCAACCCACGGGGCAATGAACCGGCGGTGCAGCGCAGCTACACCGGCCAGGAACCGACCCTGGCGCAGATCGGTGGGCATATGCTCAACAGCACGTTCATTGACAGCCTGGAAGGCGATATCGAATTGCTCGAACGCTTGAACCAGTTCAGCCATGTCGCGCCTGGTGTGGCGGCGGTGGAGGTGCTGGTGATCGCACCCAGCCAGCCGATCGATGAGATCGCGGCGCGGCATCGCCAGGAATTGCCGGCGGCGTTGCGCTTGTTTTTGCGCGGGCCGGGGGCGACCAAGACGAGCGGGGCGGGGGTGTTGAGTTACTTGCTGTTCGAGGCGGGGTATTGCAGCGAATTGATCGAGCTGGGGCGACGGGATGCGTTGGCCAAGCGCGAGGAAATAACCCGGTTCTTGGGCTTGGCATAA
- a CDS encoding nucleobase:cation symporter-2 family protein → MTELAEPQIPAAPALVRLPLLQLILVGLQHVLLMYGGAVAVPLIIGQAAGLSREEIAFLINADLLVAGIATLVQSFGIGPVGIRMPVMMGASFAAVGSMVAMAGMPGIGLQGIFGATIAAGFFGMLIAPFMSKVVRFFPPLVTGTVITAIGLSLFPVAVNWAGGGSAAATFGSPVYLAIAALVLATILLINRFMRGFWVNISVLIGMGLGYALCGAIGMVDLSGLAQAPWVQVVTPLHFGMPKFELAPILSMCLVVVIIFVESTGMFLALGKITGQDVTPKMLRRGLLCDAGASFFAGFFNTFTHSSFAQNIGLVQMTGVRCRSVTMMAGAFLIVLSLLPKAAYLVASIPPAVLGGAAIAMFGMVAATGIKILQEADIADRRNQLLVAVSIGMGLIPVVRPEFFAQLPLWMSPITHSGIAMATLSALSLNILFNILGGSERPAVAPTH, encoded by the coding sequence ATGACCGAGTTAGCCGAACCGCAGATTCCCGCCGCACCCGCCCTGGTGCGGCTGCCCCTCTTGCAACTGATTCTGGTAGGCCTGCAACACGTCTTGCTGATGTACGGCGGCGCCGTCGCCGTGCCTTTGATCATTGGCCAGGCCGCAGGCCTCAGCCGTGAAGAAATCGCCTTTCTGATCAACGCCGACCTGCTGGTGGCCGGCATCGCCACCCTGGTGCAGTCGTTCGGCATCGGCCCGGTGGGCATCCGCATGCCGGTGATGATGGGCGCCAGTTTCGCCGCCGTCGGCAGCATGGTCGCCATGGCCGGCATGCCCGGTATCGGCCTGCAGGGCATCTTCGGTGCGACCATCGCTGCCGGGTTCTTCGGCATGCTGATCGCACCGTTCATGTCCAAGGTCGTACGTTTTTTTCCGCCGTTGGTGACCGGCACGGTGATCACTGCGATTGGCTTGTCGCTGTTTCCCGTGGCAGTGAACTGGGCCGGTGGTGGCAGTGCCGCCGCGACTTTCGGCTCACCGGTCTACCTGGCGATTGCCGCGCTGGTACTGGCCACCATCCTGCTGATCAACCGCTTCATGCGTGGCTTCTGGGTGAACATCTCGGTGCTGATCGGCATGGGCCTGGGCTACGCCTTGTGCGGTGCTATCGGCATGGTCGACCTCAGCGGCCTGGCCCAGGCGCCGTGGGTGCAGGTGGTGACGCCGTTGCACTTCGGCATGCCCAAATTCGAGTTGGCGCCGATCCTGTCGATGTGCCTGGTGGTGGTGATCATCTTTGTCGAGTCCACCGGGATGTTCCTCGCGCTGGGCAAGATCACCGGGCAGGACGTCACGCCGAAGATGCTGCGCCGTGGCCTGCTGTGTGATGCCGGTGCGTCATTCTTCGCCGGGTTCTTCAACACCTTCACCCACTCTTCGTTCGCGCAGAACATCGGCCTGGTGCAGATGACCGGCGTGCGCTGCCGTTCGGTGACGATGATGGCCGGCGCGTTTCTGATCGTGCTCAGCCTGCTGCCCAAGGCGGCGTACCTGGTCGCGTCGATCCCGCCGGCGGTGCTGGGCGGCGCGGCGATTGCCATGTTCGGCATGGTGGCGGCGACCGGGATCAAGATCCTGCAGGAAGCCGATATCGCCGACCGGCGCAACCAATTGCTGGTGGCGGTGAGCATCGGCATGGGCCTGATCCCGGTGGTGCGCCCGGAGTTCTTCGCGCAGCTGCCGCTATGGATGAGCCCGATTACCCACAGTGGCATCGCCATGGCCACGCTCAGCGCGTTGTCGCTGAATATCCTGTTCAACATTCTCGGCGGTTCTGAACGACCTGCCGTTGCTCCTACGCATTGA
- the minC gene encoding septum site-determining protein MinC: protein MSQTEPLDQDPVFQLKGSMLAITVLELARNDLDALDRQLAAKVALAPNFFNNAPLVLALDKLPAGQGSIDLPGLMRVCRSHGLRTLAIRASRIEDIAAAIAIELPVLPPSGARERPLEPLVGEEKKKPEKPPEPAIKPTKIITSPVRGGQQIYAQGGDLVVISSVSPGAELLADGNIHVYGPMRGRALAGIKGDTKARIFCQQLTAELVSIAGQYKVSEDLRRDPLWGASVQVNLSGDVLNIIRL from the coding sequence ATGAGCCAAACCGAACCGCTAGACCAAGATCCCGTGTTCCAGCTGAAAGGCAGCATGCTCGCCATCACCGTGCTGGAACTCGCCCGTAACGACCTCGACGCCCTGGACCGCCAGTTGGCGGCCAAGGTCGCCCTGGCGCCGAACTTCTTCAACAACGCCCCGCTGGTGCTGGCCCTGGACAAGTTGCCCGCCGGCCAGGGCAGTATCGATTTGCCCGGCCTGATGCGCGTGTGCCGTTCCCATGGCCTGCGTACCCTGGCGATTCGCGCCAGCCGCATCGAAGACATTGCGGCGGCCATCGCCATTGAACTGCCAGTACTGCCACCGTCCGGCGCACGCGAGCGTCCGCTCGAACCATTGGTCGGCGAAGAGAAGAAAAAACCGGAAAAACCACCCGAGCCTGCGATAAAGCCTACAAAGATCATCACCTCGCCCGTACGCGGCGGGCAGCAGATTTACGCCCAGGGCGGCGACCTTGTGGTGATCTCCTCGGTCAGCCCGGGGGCGGAACTTCTCGCCGATGGCAACATCCATGTATACGGCCCGATGCGCGGACGTGCCCTCGCCGGCATCAAGGGTGATACAAAGGCCCGTATTTTTTGCCAGCAGTTGACCGCTGAGCTAGTGTCCATCGCAGGCCAGTACAAGGTTTCGGAAGATTTGCGCCGTGATCCGCTGTGGGGGGCTTCGGTGCAGGTCAACCTGTCGGGCGATGTGTTGAACATCATCCGTCTTTAA
- the minD gene encoding septum site-determining protein MinD translates to MAKILVVTSGKGGVGKTTTSAAIGTGLALRGHKTVIVDFDVGLRNLDLIMGCERRVVYDFVNVVNGEANLQQALIKDKRLENLYVLAASQTRDKDALTKEGVGKVLAELKETFEYVVCDSPAGIETGAHLAMYFADEAIVVTNPEVSSVRDSDRMLGLLASKSQRAEKGEDPIKEHLLLTRYNPERVSNGEMLGVEDVKEILAVTLLGVIPESQAVLKASNQGVPVILDDQSDAGQAYSDAVDRLLGKTVEHRFLDVKKKGFFERIFGGN, encoded by the coding sequence TTGGCCAAGATTCTCGTGGTTACATCCGGCAAGGGTGGTGTGGGTAAGACCACCACCAGCGCCGCTATCGGTACCGGCCTCGCTCTGCGCGGCCACAAGACAGTTATCGTCGACTTCGACGTCGGCTTGCGTAACCTCGACCTGATCATGGGCTGCGAACGCCGCGTGGTGTATGACTTCGTCAACGTGGTCAACGGTGAAGCCAACCTGCAACAGGCCCTGATCAAGGACAAGCGCCTTGAGAACCTGTACGTGCTGGCCGCCAGCCAGACCCGCGACAAAGACGCGCTGACCAAAGAAGGCGTAGGCAAAGTCCTGGCCGAGCTGAAGGAAACCTTCGAATACGTGGTCTGCGACTCGCCGGCCGGTATCGAGACCGGTGCTCACCTGGCGATGTACTTTGCCGATGAAGCCATCGTGGTGACCAACCCGGAAGTCTCCTCCGTACGTGACTCGGACCGCATGCTCGGCCTGCTGGCCAGCAAGTCCCAGCGCGCCGAGAAAGGCGAAGACCCGATCAAGGAGCACCTGCTGCTCACCCGCTACAACCCTGAGCGCGTCAGCAACGGCGAAATGCTCGGCGTTGAAGACGTGAAGGAAATCCTCGCAGTGACCCTGCTGGGCGTGATTCCAGAATCCCAGGCGGTCCTGAAGGCTTCCAACCAGGGCGTTCCGGTGATTCTCGATGACCAGAGCGACGCCGGCCAGGCGTACAGCGATGCCGTTGATCGCTTGTTGGGCAAGACCGTGGAACACCGCTTCCTCGATGTCAAGAAGAAGGGATTCTTCGAGCGTATCTTTGGAGGCAACTAA
- a CDS encoding ureidoglycolate lyase, producing MRTLVIEPLTKEAFAPFGDVIETDGSDHFMINNGSTMRFHKLATVETATPEDNAIISIFRADAQDMPLTVCMLERHPLGSQAFIPLLGNPFLIVVAPLGDAPVSGLVRAFVTNGRQGINYHRGVWHHPVLTIEKRDDFLVVDRSGTGNNCDEHFFKEDERLILAPHQ from the coding sequence ATGCGCACACTAGTGATCGAACCCCTGACCAAAGAAGCCTTCGCCCCTTTCGGAGACGTTATCGAAACCGATGGCAGCGATCACTTCATGATCAACAACGGGTCGACCATGCGCTTTCACAAACTGGCGACGGTGGAAACCGCGACGCCGGAGGACAACGCGATCATCAGCATCTTCCGCGCCGACGCGCAGGACATGCCGCTGACCGTGTGCATGCTGGAACGACACCCGCTGGGCAGCCAGGCTTTCATACCGCTGCTCGGCAACCCCTTTCTGATCGTGGTCGCGCCACTTGGCGATGCACCTGTATCAGGCTTGGTCCGCGCCTTCGTCACCAACGGCAGGCAGGGCATTAATTACCATCGCGGCGTCTGGCACCACCCGGTGCTGACGATCGAAAAGCGGGATGACTTCCTGGTGGTTGATCGCAGTGGCACAGGCAATAACTGCGATGAGCATTTTTTCAAAGAGGATGAGCGGTTGATCCTCGCCCCCCACCAATAA
- a CDS encoding outer membrane protein OmpK, which produces MKPMFKGLMLAGSLLAGGQAVAGDLLQWQNNSLTYLWGKSFTVNPQIQQTVTFEHADAWKYGDNFVFVDRIFYNGKEDGNVGPSTYYGEISPRLSFGKIFDKDLSFGPIKDVLLAFTYEFGEGDNESYLLGPGFDLNIPGFDYFQLNFYQRQTEGNRPGDGVWQITPVWSYTIPVGNSDVLIDGFMDWVTDNDKNARGTYHANLHFNPQVKYDLGKALHWGDKQLYVGFEYDYWKNKYGIEDSGAFKTNQDTASFLVKYHF; this is translated from the coding sequence ATGAAACCTATGTTCAAAGGCCTGATGCTGGCGGGATCCCTGCTGGCCGGTGGCCAAGCCGTGGCCGGTGACCTGTTGCAGTGGCAGAACAACAGCCTGACTTACTTGTGGGGCAAGAGCTTTACCGTCAACCCGCAGATCCAGCAAACCGTCACGTTCGAACATGCCGATGCCTGGAAGTACGGTGATAACTTTGTGTTCGTCGACCGCATCTTTTACAACGGCAAGGAAGACGGCAACGTCGGGCCAAGTACCTATTACGGCGAAATCAGCCCGCGCCTGTCATTCGGCAAAATCTTTGATAAAGACCTGTCGTTCGGCCCGATCAAAGATGTATTGCTGGCCTTCACTTACGAGTTCGGCGAAGGCGACAACGAGTCGTACCTGCTCGGGCCTGGCTTTGACTTGAACATCCCCGGTTTCGATTACTTCCAGTTGAACTTCTACCAGCGCCAGACCGAAGGCAATCGCCCGGGTGACGGTGTGTGGCAGATCACCCCGGTGTGGTCTTACACCATCCCCGTGGGCAACTCCGATGTGCTGATCGACGGTTTCATGGACTGGGTGACGGACAACGACAAGAACGCCCGTGGCACCTACCACGCCAACCTGCACTTCAACCCGCAGGTCAAATATGACCTGGGCAAGGCACTGCATTGGGGCGACAAGCAGTTGTACGTGGGCTTTGAATACGACTATTGGAAGAACAAGTACGGGATCGAAGATTCCGGCGCGTTCAAGACCAACCAGGACACAGCGAGCTTCCTGGTCAAGTATCACTTCTAA
- a CDS encoding lipid A biosynthesis lauroyl acyltransferase: MDRPRFRAVFFHPRFWLLWLGLGLLWLVTQLPYRALLSIGRLLGAGMYRVAGERRRIAARNLELCFPEKSAKERKQLLKENFASTGIAFFEMAMSWWWSRQRLARLAHVEGLEHLKQAQLDGKGVILMALHFTTLEIGAALLGQKHTIDGMYREHGNPLFDFIQRRGRERHNLDSLAVEREDVRGMLKLLRAGRAIWYAPDQDYGAKQSIFVPLFGIQAATVPATSKFAKLGKALVVPFTQKRLADGSGYRLVIHPPLTDFPGESDEVDCLRINQWVEASVRECPEQYLWTHRRFKSRPPGEPKLYEKRR; this comes from the coding sequence ATGGATCGCCCGCGTTTTCGAGCTGTATTTTTTCACCCGCGTTTCTGGCTGTTATGGCTGGGGCTCGGTCTGCTGTGGCTGGTCACCCAACTGCCGTATCGCGCGCTGCTGAGCATCGGTCGCCTGCTGGGTGCCGGCATGTACCGCGTGGCCGGCGAACGACGCCGCATCGCCGCGCGCAACCTGGAACTGTGCTTCCCGGAAAAATCCGCCAAAGAACGTAAGCAGTTGCTCAAGGAAAACTTTGCCTCCACCGGCATCGCGTTCTTTGAAATGGCCATGAGCTGGTGGTGGTCGCGCCAGCGCCTGGCGCGCCTGGCCCACGTTGAAGGCCTGGAACACCTCAAGCAGGCCCAGTTGGATGGCAAGGGTGTGATCCTCATGGCCCTGCATTTCACCACCCTGGAAATCGGCGCCGCGCTGCTGGGGCAGAAGCACACCATCGATGGCATGTACCGCGAGCACGGCAACCCGCTGTTCGACTTTATTCAGCGCCGTGGCCGCGAACGTCACAACCTCGATTCCCTGGCTGTGGAGCGCGAAGACGTGCGCGGTATGCTCAAGCTGCTGCGCGCCGGGCGTGCCATCTGGTACGCACCGGACCAGGACTATGGCGCCAAGCAAAGTATCTTCGTGCCATTGTTCGGCATCCAGGCCGCCACAGTGCCGGCTACCAGCAAGTTCGCCAAGCTGGGCAAGGCGCTGGTGGTGCCGTTCACCCAAAAGCGCCTGGCCGATGGCAGCGGTTACCGCCTGGTGATCCATCCGCCGCTCACCGATTTTCCCGGCGAAAGCGATGAAGTCGACTGCCTGCGCATCAACCAATGGGTTGAAGCCTCCGTGCGTGAATGCCCCGAGCAATACCTGTGGACGCACCGCCGCTTCAAGAGCCGGCCGCCGGGTGAGCCCAAGCTGTACGAAAAACGCCGCTGA